In a genomic window of Actinomycetes bacterium:
- a CDS encoding MazG family protein: MDRLRSPGGCPWDAEQTHESLVEYLLEECYETIEAIETADDEHLREELGDLLLQVVFHARIAEESDPGWGIAEVADGISDKLIRRHPHVFADAQAEDAAAVAENWTKLKAAEKSRDSALDGVPLAMPALALVQKSWRRAAESGLELLPPESGVAAPDTAAELADQLYALAVQAEQQGWDAEALVRDRARHLHQDIRQAEAESATGEG; encoded by the coding sequence ATGGATCGGCTGCGCTCCCCCGGGGGCTGCCCGTGGGATGCGGAGCAAACTCACGAATCGCTTGTCGAGTACCTGCTCGAAGAATGCTACGAGACCATCGAAGCCATTGAGACCGCCGACGATGAGCATTTGCGTGAGGAACTCGGGGACTTGCTGCTGCAGGTGGTCTTCCACGCCCGGATCGCGGAGGAATCAGATCCAGGCTGGGGCATCGCGGAGGTTGCCGATGGCATCAGCGACAAGCTGATCCGCCGTCATCCCCACGTGTTCGCCGACGCGCAAGCCGAGGACGCGGCCGCGGTAGCGGAGAACTGGACGAAGCTCAAAGCCGCCGAGAAATCTCGCGACTCGGCCCTTGATGGTGTGCCATTGGCCATGCCCGCGCTCGCGCTGGTGCAGAAGTCTTGGCGGCGAGCAGCCGAAAGTGGGCTGGAGTTGCTGCCACCGGAATCAGGAGTCGCGGCACCGGACACGGCTGCTGAGTTGGCGGATCAGCTCTATGCCCTAGCGGTGCAGGCCGAGCAGCAGGGCTGGGATGCGGAGGCGCTCGTCCGCGACCGCGCCCGGCATTTGCATCAAGACATCCGGCAGGCCGAGGCGGAGAGCGCAACCGGCGAAGGTTAG
- a CDS encoding SurA N-terminal domain-containing protein, with protein sequence MRISQRFRRVLTVTAAVAASCVVAAGCSASEPGKAAVVGDVTISEQQIADQMREVNELSGLPPTEPNLQFVAGLVNFNVTSELVNQAAAKEEVSVPPAEIDAAYAEVIEANGGQEAVEQALVQSGFPPSALQGQIQTQLIAMALGGALAPGLPEQEQQQVLIAALAEFSEAIGVEVAPKYGEWYPEQLSIGPAENPTSRIAQPQLPVDPLQPQQPQQPQQPQQPQEQPQPQEQPQEQPQPQEQPQQ encoded by the coding sequence ATGAGAATCTCGCAGCGCTTCCGACGAGTGCTGACGGTCACCGCAGCGGTGGCCGCTAGTTGCGTAGTGGCGGCGGGCTGTTCGGCATCCGAACCGGGCAAAGCTGCTGTCGTTGGTGACGTCACGATCTCCGAGCAGCAGATCGCTGACCAAATGCGGGAAGTCAACGAACTGAGCGGTCTCCCGCCGACAGAGCCCAATCTGCAGTTTGTGGCTGGACTGGTGAACTTCAACGTCACCAGCGAGTTGGTGAACCAGGCGGCCGCTAAGGAAGAGGTGTCGGTGCCACCGGCCGAGATCGACGCTGCTTATGCCGAGGTCATCGAGGCGAACGGCGGTCAGGAAGCAGTCGAGCAGGCATTAGTGCAGAGCGGTTTTCCGCCGAGTGCACTGCAGGGTCAGATTCAAACGCAGTTGATCGCGATGGCCCTCGGTGGTGCGTTGGCGCCAGGTCTGCCGGAGCAGGAGCAGCAACAGGTCCTGATAGCGGCGCTGGCCGAGTTCTCTGAGGCGATCGGCGTTGAGGTCGCTCCCAAGTATGGCGAGTGGTACCCGGAGCAACTGAGCATTGGGCCGGCCGAGAACCCCACCAGTCGGATAGCCCAGCCGCAGTTGCCGGTTGACCCGCTACAGCCACAGCAGCCACAGCAGCCACAGCAGCCGCAGCAGCCACAAGAACAGCCGCAGCCACAGGAACAGCCACAGGAACAGCCGCAGCCACAGGAACAGCCGCAGCAGTGA